A genomic stretch from Falco naumanni isolate bFalNau1 chromosome 6, bFalNau1.pat, whole genome shotgun sequence includes:
- the MAPRE3 gene encoding microtubule-associated protein RP/EB family member 3 isoform X3, translating into MQRWGMAVNVYSTSVTSENLSRHDMLAWVNDSLQLNYTKIEQLCSGAAYCQFMDMLFPGCVHLRKVKFQAKLEHEYIHNFKVLQAAFKKMGVDKIIAVERLVKGKFQDNFEFIQWFKKFFDANYDGKEYNPLLARQGQDVAPPPNPVPQRTSPTGPKNTSNPARLTNVPSSILRKNSPATRNGGTEADAQILELNQQLMDLKLTVDGLEKERDFYFSKLRDIELICQEHENENSPIITGIVSVLYATEEGFAPPEDDELEEQQPEDQDEY; encoded by the exons ATGCAGCG CTGGGGCATGGCTGTCAATGTGTACTCGACGTCGGTGACCAGCGAGAACCTGAGCCGCCATGACATGCTCGCCTGGGTCAACGACTCCCTCCAGCTCAACTACACCAAGATCgagcagctctgctcag GGGCTGCCTACTGCCAGTTCATGGACATGCTGTTTCCCGGCTGCGTCCACCTGCGGAAGGTGAAGTTCCAGGCCAAGCTGGAGCACGAGTACATCCACAACTTCAAGGTGCTGCAGGCCGCCTTCAAGAAGATGGGAGTGGACAAA ATCATCGCAGTGGAGAGGCTGGTGAAGGGCAAGTTCCAGGACAACTTTGAGTTCATCCAGTGGTTTAAGAAGTTCTTTGATGCCAACTACGATGGGAAGGAGTACAACCCGCTGCTGGCGCGGCAGGGCCAGGACGTCGCGCCCCCCCCAAACCCAG TCCCTCAGAGGACCTCTCCCACCGGCCCCAAGAACACGTCAAACCCAGCCCGCCTCACCAACgtccccagcagcatcctccgGAAAAACTCTCCTGCCACCCGCAACGGGGGCACTGAGGCTGATGCACAGATCCTGGAGCTCAACCAGCAG CTAATGGACCTGAAGCTGACGGTGGACGGGCTGGAGAAGGAGCGGGATTTCTACTTCAGCAAACTGCGGGACATCGAGCTGATCTGCCAGGAGCATGAGAACGAGAACAGCCCCATCATCACCGGCATAGTCAGCGTCCTCTACGCCACAGAG GAGGGCTTTGCCCCACCAGAGGATGACGAGCTGGAAGAGCAACAGCCAGAGGACCAGGATGAGTACTAG
- the DPYSL5 gene encoding dihydropyrimidinase-related protein 5 isoform X2: MLANAATMRILIKGGKVVNDDCTLEADVYIENGIIQQVGRELMIPGGAKVIDATGKLVIPGGIDTSTHFHQTFMNATCVDDFYHGTKAALVGGTTMIIGHVLPDKETSLLDAYEKCRSLADPKVCCDYALHMGITWWAPKVKAEMETLVREKGVNSFQMFMTYKDLYMLRDSELYQVFRACRDIGAIARVHAENGELVAEGAKEALDLGITGPEGIEISRPEELEAEATHRVITIANRTHCPIYLVNVSSMSAGDVIAAAKMQGKVVYAETTTAHATLTGLHYYHQDWFHAAAYVTVPPLRLDTNTSAYLMSLLANDTLNIVASDHRPFSTKQKAMGKEDFTKIPHGVSGVQDRMNIIWERGVVGGKMDENRFVAVTSSNAAKIHNLYPRKGRIIPGADADVVVWDPEATKTISASTQVQGGDINLYENMRCHGVPLVTISRGRVVYENGVFMCAEGTGKFCPLRSFPDSVYKKLVQREKVLRSMTTFQSELRPGFSLPPEAGRAAFGKAGDMSPN, translated from the exons ATGCTCGCCAACGCGGCCACCATGCGGATCCTCATCAAGGGGGGGAAGGTGGTGAACGACGACTGCACGCTGGAGGCAGATGTCTACATTGAGAATGGCATCATCCAGCAAGTCGGCCGTGAGCTCATGATCCCTGGTGGGGCCAAGGTCATTGATGCAACTGGCAAGCTCGTCATCCCGGGCGGCATTGACACCAGCACCCACTTCCACCAGACCTTCATGAATGCCACCTGCGTGGATGACTTCTACCATGGCACCAAG GCAGCCCTGGTGGGAGGGACGACGATGATCATCGGCCACGTCCTGCCTGACAAGGAGACCTCGCTGCTGGACGCCTATGAGAAATGCCGCAGCCTGGCCGACCCCAAGGTCTGCTGCGACTACGCTCTGCACATGGGCATCACTTGGTGGGCGCCCAAG GTGAAGGCAGAGATGGAGACGCTGGTGCGGGAGAAGGGGGTGAACTCCTTCCAGATGTTCATGACCTACAAGGACCTGTACATGCTGCGGGACAGCGAGCTCTACCAGGTCTTCCGGGCTTGCCGCGACATCGGTGCCATCGCCCGGGTCCATGCCGAGAATGGCGAGCTGGTGGCTGAG GGAGCAAAGGAGGCGCTGGACCTGGGCATCACAGGGCCGGAGGGCATTGAGATCAGCCGACCCGAAGAG CTTGAAGCCGAGGCCACACACCGCGTCATCACCATTGCCAACAGG ACCCACTGCCCCATCTACCTGGTGAACGTCTCCAGCATGTCTGCAGGGGATGTCATTGCAGCCGCCAAGATGCAAG ggaaGGTGGTGTACGCGGAGACGACCACAGCGCACGCCACGCTCACCGGGCTGCACTACTACCACCAGGACTGGTTCCATGCTGCTGCCTACGTCACCGTGCCGCCGCTGCGCCTGGACACCAACACCTCTGCCTACCTCATGAGCCTGCTCGCCAA TGACACGCTGAACATCGTGGCCTCCGACCACCGGCCCTTCAGCACCAAGCAGAAAGCCATGGGCAAGGAGGACTTCACCAAGATCCCCCACGGCGTCAGTGGGGTGCAGGACCGCATGAACATCATCTGGGAACGTGGTGTG GTTGGGGGCAAGATGGATGAGAACCGCTTCGTGGCAGTGACCAGCTCCAACGCTGCCAAGATCCACAACCTGTACCCCCGCAAGGGCCGGATCATCCCCGGGGCAGATGCCGATGTTGTGGTCTGGGACCCCGAGGCCACCAA GACCATCTCAGCCAGCACCCAGGTGCAGGGAGGGGACATCAATCTCTACGAGAACATGCGGTGCCATGGCGTGCCCCTGGTCACCATCAGCCGTGGGCGTGTGGTCTACGAGAACGGTGTCTTCATGTGTGCCGAGGGCACTGGCAAGTTCTGCCCACTCCGCTCCTTCCCAGACTCCGTCTACAAGAAGCTGGTGCAACGGGAGAAG GTTCTCAGATCGATGACCACGTTCCAAAGCGAGCTTCGGCCCGGATTCTCGCTCCCCCCGGAGGCCGGTCGAGCGGCATTTGGTAAAGCCGGGGACATGTCCCCCAACTGA
- the MAPRE3 gene encoding microtubule-associated protein RP/EB family member 3 isoform X4, with protein MTCSPGSTTPSSSTTPRSSSSAQVKFQAKLEHEYIHNFKVLQAAFKKMGVDKIIAVERLVKGKFQDNFEFIQWFKKFFDANYDGKEYNPLLARQGQDVAPPPNPGDHIFNKPKKPIGTAVPQRTSPTGPKNTSNPARLTNVPSSILRKNSPATRNGGTEADAQILELNQQLMDLKLTVDGLEKERDFYFSKLRDIELICQEHENENSPIITGIVSVLYATEEGFAPPEDDELEEQQPEDQDEY; from the exons ATGACATGCTCGCCTGGGTCAACGACTCCCTCCAGCTCAACTACACCAAGATCgagcagctctgctcag GTGAAGTTCCAGGCCAAGCTGGAGCACGAGTACATCCACAACTTCAAGGTGCTGCAGGCCGCCTTCAAGAAGATGGGAGTGGACAAA ATCATCGCAGTGGAGAGGCTGGTGAAGGGCAAGTTCCAGGACAACTTTGAGTTCATCCAGTGGTTTAAGAAGTTCTTTGATGCCAACTACGATGGGAAGGAGTACAACCCGCTGCTGGCGCGGCAGGGCCAGGACGTCGCGCCCCCCCCAAACCCAGGTGATCACATCTTCAACAAACCCAAGAAACCCATTGGCACTGCAG TCCCTCAGAGGACCTCTCCCACCGGCCCCAAGAACACGTCAAACCCAGCCCGCCTCACCAACgtccccagcagcatcctccgGAAAAACTCTCCTGCCACCCGCAACGGGGGCACTGAGGCTGATGCACAGATCCTGGAGCTCAACCAGCAG CTAATGGACCTGAAGCTGACGGTGGACGGGCTGGAGAAGGAGCGGGATTTCTACTTCAGCAAACTGCGGGACATCGAGCTGATCTGCCAGGAGCATGAGAACGAGAACAGCCCCATCATCACCGGCATAGTCAGCGTCCTCTACGCCACAGAG GAGGGCTTTGCCCCACCAGAGGATGACGAGCTGGAAGAGCAACAGCCAGAGGACCAGGATGAGTACTAG
- the DPYSL5 gene encoding dihydropyrimidinase-related protein 5 isoform X1: MLANAATMRILIKGGKVVNDDCTLEADVYIENGIIQQVGRELMIPGGAKVIDATGKLVIPGGIDTSTHFHQTFMNATCVDDFYHGTKAALVGGTTMIIGHVLPDKETSLLDAYEKCRSLADPKVCCDYALHMGITWWAPKVKAEMETLVREKGVNSFQMFMTYKDLYMLRDSELYQVFRACRDIGAIARVHAENGELVAEGAKEALDLGITGPEGIEISRPEELEAEATHRVITIANRTHCPIYLVNVSSMSAGDVIAAAKMQGKVVYAETTTAHATLTGLHYYHQDWFHAAAYVTVPPLRLDTNTSAYLMSLLANDTLNIVASDHRPFSTKQKAMGKEDFTKIPHGVSGVQDRMNIIWERGVVGGKMDENRFVAVTSSNAAKIHNLYPRKGRIIPGADADVVVWDPEATKTISASTQVQGGDINLYENMRCHGVPLVTISRGRVVYENGVFMCAEGTGKFCPLRSFPDSVYKKLVQREKSLKLRGVDRTPYLGDVAVVVHAGKKETGTPLADTPTRPATRHGGMRDLHESSFSLSGSQIDDHVPKRASARILAPPGGRSSGIW; the protein is encoded by the exons ATGCTCGCCAACGCGGCCACCATGCGGATCCTCATCAAGGGGGGGAAGGTGGTGAACGACGACTGCACGCTGGAGGCAGATGTCTACATTGAGAATGGCATCATCCAGCAAGTCGGCCGTGAGCTCATGATCCCTGGTGGGGCCAAGGTCATTGATGCAACTGGCAAGCTCGTCATCCCGGGCGGCATTGACACCAGCACCCACTTCCACCAGACCTTCATGAATGCCACCTGCGTGGATGACTTCTACCATGGCACCAAG GCAGCCCTGGTGGGAGGGACGACGATGATCATCGGCCACGTCCTGCCTGACAAGGAGACCTCGCTGCTGGACGCCTATGAGAAATGCCGCAGCCTGGCCGACCCCAAGGTCTGCTGCGACTACGCTCTGCACATGGGCATCACTTGGTGGGCGCCCAAG GTGAAGGCAGAGATGGAGACGCTGGTGCGGGAGAAGGGGGTGAACTCCTTCCAGATGTTCATGACCTACAAGGACCTGTACATGCTGCGGGACAGCGAGCTCTACCAGGTCTTCCGGGCTTGCCGCGACATCGGTGCCATCGCCCGGGTCCATGCCGAGAATGGCGAGCTGGTGGCTGAG GGAGCAAAGGAGGCGCTGGACCTGGGCATCACAGGGCCGGAGGGCATTGAGATCAGCCGACCCGAAGAG CTTGAAGCCGAGGCCACACACCGCGTCATCACCATTGCCAACAGG ACCCACTGCCCCATCTACCTGGTGAACGTCTCCAGCATGTCTGCAGGGGATGTCATTGCAGCCGCCAAGATGCAAG ggaaGGTGGTGTACGCGGAGACGACCACAGCGCACGCCACGCTCACCGGGCTGCACTACTACCACCAGGACTGGTTCCATGCTGCTGCCTACGTCACCGTGCCGCCGCTGCGCCTGGACACCAACACCTCTGCCTACCTCATGAGCCTGCTCGCCAA TGACACGCTGAACATCGTGGCCTCCGACCACCGGCCCTTCAGCACCAAGCAGAAAGCCATGGGCAAGGAGGACTTCACCAAGATCCCCCACGGCGTCAGTGGGGTGCAGGACCGCATGAACATCATCTGGGAACGTGGTGTG GTTGGGGGCAAGATGGATGAGAACCGCTTCGTGGCAGTGACCAGCTCCAACGCTGCCAAGATCCACAACCTGTACCCCCGCAAGGGCCGGATCATCCCCGGGGCAGATGCCGATGTTGTGGTCTGGGACCCCGAGGCCACCAA GACCATCTCAGCCAGCACCCAGGTGCAGGGAGGGGACATCAATCTCTACGAGAACATGCGGTGCCATGGCGTGCCCCTGGTCACCATCAGCCGTGGGCGTGTGGTCTACGAGAACGGTGTCTTCATGTGTGCCGAGGGCACTGGCAAGTTCTGCCCACTCCGCTCCTTCCCAGACTCCGTCTACAAGAAGCTGGTGCAACGGGAGAAG AGTTTAAAGCTGCGGGGTGTGGATCGTACCCCATACCTGGGGGATGTGGCCGTGGTTGTGCATGCCGGGAAAAAAGAGACGGGGACGCCCCTGGCCGATACGCCCACCCGGCCCGCCACGCGACACGGGGGCATGAGGGACCTCCACGAGTCCAGCTTCAGCCTGTCCG GTTCTCAGATCGATGACCACGTTCCAAAGCGAGCTTCGGCCCGGATTCTCGCTCCCCCCGGAGGCCGGTCGAGCGGCATTTGGTAA
- the MAPRE3 gene encoding microtubule-associated protein RP/EB family member 3 isoform X2 — MAVNVYSTSVTSENLSRHDMLAWVNDSLQLNYTKIEQLCSGAAYCQFMDMLFPGCVHLRKVKFQAKLEHEYIHNFKVLQAAFKKMGVDKIIAVERLVKGKFQDNFEFIQWFKKFFDANYDGKEYNPLLARQGQDVAPPPNPGDHIFNKPKKPIGTAVPQRTSPTGPKNTSNPARLTNVPSSILRKNSPATRNGGTEADAQILELNQQLMDLKLTVDGLEKERDFYFSKLRDIELICQEHENENSPIITGIVSVLYATEEGFAPPEDDELEEQQPEDQDEY; from the exons ATGGCTGTCAATGTGTACTCGACGTCGGTGACCAGCGAGAACCTGAGCCGCCATGACATGCTCGCCTGGGTCAACGACTCCCTCCAGCTCAACTACACCAAGATCgagcagctctgctcag GGGCTGCCTACTGCCAGTTCATGGACATGCTGTTTCCCGGCTGCGTCCACCTGCGGAAGGTGAAGTTCCAGGCCAAGCTGGAGCACGAGTACATCCACAACTTCAAGGTGCTGCAGGCCGCCTTCAAGAAGATGGGAGTGGACAAA ATCATCGCAGTGGAGAGGCTGGTGAAGGGCAAGTTCCAGGACAACTTTGAGTTCATCCAGTGGTTTAAGAAGTTCTTTGATGCCAACTACGATGGGAAGGAGTACAACCCGCTGCTGGCGCGGCAGGGCCAGGACGTCGCGCCCCCCCCAAACCCAGGTGATCACATCTTCAACAAACCCAAGAAACCCATTGGCACTGCAG TCCCTCAGAGGACCTCTCCCACCGGCCCCAAGAACACGTCAAACCCAGCCCGCCTCACCAACgtccccagcagcatcctccgGAAAAACTCTCCTGCCACCCGCAACGGGGGCACTGAGGCTGATGCACAGATCCTGGAGCTCAACCAGCAG CTAATGGACCTGAAGCTGACGGTGGACGGGCTGGAGAAGGAGCGGGATTTCTACTTCAGCAAACTGCGGGACATCGAGCTGATCTGCCAGGAGCATGAGAACGAGAACAGCCCCATCATCACCGGCATAGTCAGCGTCCTCTACGCCACAGAG GAGGGCTTTGCCCCACCAGAGGATGACGAGCTGGAAGAGCAACAGCCAGAGGACCAGGATGAGTACTAG
- the MAPRE3 gene encoding microtubule-associated protein RP/EB family member 3 isoform X1, with the protein MQRWGMAVNVYSTSVTSENLSRHDMLAWVNDSLQLNYTKIEQLCSGAAYCQFMDMLFPGCVHLRKVKFQAKLEHEYIHNFKVLQAAFKKMGVDKIIAVERLVKGKFQDNFEFIQWFKKFFDANYDGKEYNPLLARQGQDVAPPPNPGDHIFNKPKKPIGTAVPQRTSPTGPKNTSNPARLTNVPSSILRKNSPATRNGGTEADAQILELNQQLMDLKLTVDGLEKERDFYFSKLRDIELICQEHENENSPIITGIVSVLYATEEGFAPPEDDELEEQQPEDQDEY; encoded by the exons ATGCAGCG CTGGGGCATGGCTGTCAATGTGTACTCGACGTCGGTGACCAGCGAGAACCTGAGCCGCCATGACATGCTCGCCTGGGTCAACGACTCCCTCCAGCTCAACTACACCAAGATCgagcagctctgctcag GGGCTGCCTACTGCCAGTTCATGGACATGCTGTTTCCCGGCTGCGTCCACCTGCGGAAGGTGAAGTTCCAGGCCAAGCTGGAGCACGAGTACATCCACAACTTCAAGGTGCTGCAGGCCGCCTTCAAGAAGATGGGAGTGGACAAA ATCATCGCAGTGGAGAGGCTGGTGAAGGGCAAGTTCCAGGACAACTTTGAGTTCATCCAGTGGTTTAAGAAGTTCTTTGATGCCAACTACGATGGGAAGGAGTACAACCCGCTGCTGGCGCGGCAGGGCCAGGACGTCGCGCCCCCCCCAAACCCAGGTGATCACATCTTCAACAAACCCAAGAAACCCATTGGCACTGCAG TCCCTCAGAGGACCTCTCCCACCGGCCCCAAGAACACGTCAAACCCAGCCCGCCTCACCAACgtccccagcagcatcctccgGAAAAACTCTCCTGCCACCCGCAACGGGGGCACTGAGGCTGATGCACAGATCCTGGAGCTCAACCAGCAG CTAATGGACCTGAAGCTGACGGTGGACGGGCTGGAGAAGGAGCGGGATTTCTACTTCAGCAAACTGCGGGACATCGAGCTGATCTGCCAGGAGCATGAGAACGAGAACAGCCCCATCATCACCGGCATAGTCAGCGTCCTCTACGCCACAGAG GAGGGCTTTGCCCCACCAGAGGATGACGAGCTGGAAGAGCAACAGCCAGAGGACCAGGATGAGTACTAG